The Arachis ipaensis cultivar K30076 chromosome B07, Araip1.1, whole genome shotgun sequence genomic interval AAAATACCGGAGAAATATAGACAGTAACTACAACTTGCAACGCTACAAACCAAATTTCACAAATCAAACTTATTCAAATACTCTTGTAGAACTTGCTTTGATAAGTTTAACAACTTGCGGCTATAAAGTATCATCACCTAAAAGCATAACACGGATCCAATTTATCTGATCCTTCATTGACATGTGAATAGGAACCATGATGACTAACCAGAAAATGAAGCAAATGAGGCAGAATCCATGATGTCTAAACAAAAAGGGAATGATGTTTCTTGCCCTCTTACCTATTGTCAAGTGTAATCTTATAACATTTAACATCTTTCGCATGCTTTATTTTGTCCGCTTAAAGAGCATCCGGTGAGAAATCACACTTTATAACAACAATTGACAAAAATTGAGAAAATCTATTTTCCGAAATAACTGAAATTTACCTGGAAAACCCTGAATTATAACTCACTCAATCACACTTCGCAACAGATACTAAATATCTTCCAGCCATGAAGAAAGTATGCAAGTGAATAAGAGACCAGATGACCCTCAACATAAAGTTAtaagaaaaaataacaaaaaggaaaggaaaagaaaagaaaaagaaaaaacagacaACTTTGGAATATACAAGTTTCTAGTATGCTAGTTAATGTTCAATACTTCAAAAAACACAGAACTAAAGGAATACGTAAGCTTGTTGTATCATTTGAGTTAACTGGAACTACGGCACGGACGATAAATGCCAAAACAATAAAAGATGCAAGTATGAAAGGGTATATTGCTAGGGTAAAGAGTGAAGAGTGAAAATTGCTTTttatagaattaaaaaaaattcaccaataaaaatttatatgttcattataaattaaagaaaaatcttCACTCTTTACCCAATTCTACTCTAAATTCCCGAATAAAACAGGAGTACATTTGACACCATTTACATTCGATATATAGCAAATCATAATAGAGTCAAGTAGGAAAACAAATATATCCCAAGTCCTACGATGAATTCAAGAGTATCATAAGCTTCTTTAATCCTCTCAATCTGTAAAAAGAAGTCAGCAAGAGTAATAGATTTTCCATTTTCCAATATTCTTGGAGCTCAAGAAATCAAAACTAGAAGCCAATATGCAAGATATCGAAGACAATAATTTCAGAGATATACTTAGGCAAAATAGGAGGTAGTAGAATTTCAAGCTAAACTTTGATAAGCCTTTTACTTTAAAGTAAGGGACCATTCGTCTCATAATTTCTATGGAGTTATCTGACAATATGAAATCTAAACAACTTAAAAGAGTTTTCTGAACTGAGAAAACAATATTTTGATTCTCCTTCTCACAAATCAATCTAAAGCTCAATTATAGGAATATTGGATAGTAGCAATAGCAAGTTATAAAATGATCAAAACAGAACTCAAAAAGAATAACAAAACAAATTATGCTTGATACAAAATCTGCCAGAGGACTCAACAAATGAAAACAACACATGGCAGCCACCAAGAGTTAAATCAAGCAGTGAAATCTAACAGTAAATCCTAACAATAACCTTAAGCAGCCTTCTTACTTTTCTTGGCcctcactttctttttcaaatcagcTTCTTCTGACTTCAATAGAGATAGTTTCTTCTTGATATTCTTCCCCTTCTTTCCTGAATCTCCATCCTCAACAGATAATTCACTATTCTGATTCTTCTTGATGGAATTTTCCTTCATCACTTTCGCAGATTTATCCTTTTTACCACTTCTCTTAACAGATTTTTTCAATTCTTTGACACTGCTCAACTCACTCAATGcccctttcttcctcttcttattCGCCAATTCTCCACTACCTTTTCCAGCATCCTTTAAATCTTCCTCCATAACAACACCACCACCATCATCCTCACTACCTGCCACATCTTCAACATTATCCTCACCAACTTCGCTATCCATGTATCTAACTTCATGAATcctccccttcttcttcttcttcaccgcCTTCGCGCCACTATGGTCTTCgccctcttcctcctcctccatcGTCTGCTTCTCTTTCTCCGCCTCCTCAACCTTACTTCCCTCAATCCTCAACTTCACCTCCGGAACAGCCTGGAAAACAGGCAGCGCCAGCGACTCGTAAAGCTTAACATGCAAGGACCTCACATTCGCCCACTTCTTCGGCACAACCTCAACAACCCCCTCAATGGCAGCCATCATATTCTCAACAATCTGCTCGCTCTCCATGGAAACCTTGGCAACCTTCACAACACAACAAGTCCCCGTTCCAAGAAACAGAAGCGCCGACGAACACGCCTTATCCACCTGCTCCTTCCAATTCTTCTTAGTCAAGTCCACCTGCACCGgcaccttcttcttcttaaaGAATTTCTTCCCCAACAGCCTGGGCATCAAAGGCACCACTCTCTTATCAGCGAAAAAAAGATCATATGAATCACAGAGCTTCCGCTTCGCCTCAAAAGGGCGGTAATCGGAGGCCAGCTTCGACAACTTGAGGACCTTGGAAACGGCGACGTTATTGGCCTTGATCTTCTTTTGAGCTTCTTGTTTAGTGAGTTTGGATTTGGACCTGTCGTCGATGATGAGGCAAGTCTCGTTGAAGGGAGAGAGGAGAGAGTGGGGTAAAGGGACCTTGTAAGGGTTAACGCGGGATTTGTGAGGGATGGTTTTCAGAGTGACGACTAAGTAAACGAATTCTTCGTCGGCGTCGAAGAGTTTGGGTTTGTGAGACTCGGAATTGGAATCTCGCCACTTCAGGAGAGCCTCCACGGCGTTCTTCACCGTCTCGGTGGGTATTCTTGGAGAGGCTGCGGAAGCCATTTCGGAGAATGGGTGCGGGGCgggtaattagggttttggaTTTTTGCCTTTGaggttatttaatttttaaattatttgtaattttattattttttttaaattttatttatatttttattatattttttcattGTATCATacactattattttttttattattattttctatatGCATGATTGTCATTGTCTTACCATAATTGTTATATTGTTTTAttctccttttttattttctttttctcctctcACCTTCTCTTTAATTATCATCAAGTACCATATCACAATTTTATATCTTGTCTATCATTTTGATCTATAATCATTGGTTCTGTTAATTTTTATGAGTTGTTAAAGTGTTAttaaaagaatttatttttatgtcttttaaatatctagatgtataaaaataataatttttttcttgatgtgcatgttaagtaattttattgatcaattaaaaaaaattaagacaaAGTATTAAAAGTTTTtgttcaaattatcaaaatttaatgtTAGTAGCCTTAAAAAATAgtatcaaaatatattatttttaactgatataataaaaatagtatattattgtaaatttttaactaataattataaatttaaattacaatTTAATATAATACCTTAGAATAGAAGATTGTCACTACTTTTCATATTTGACTGCAGTTTTATGTTTGTTTTATTGTGCACATTAGTTAAACTATGTTTTATTATTTCATATTGTATGTTTTGAAATAATGTGATTGTACTATAAGAATGATATTAGTTTTTATAACTAATGCGAATCTTCTTACTATTTTGTTTGTTATTTAAATACTATCCATAAAAAGTAATTACTTAAAGTAAAACactatataaaagaaaataaaaaaaacttttaaatttaTCATTCTGGTTTATTTCTTAATTATCACTTGATATTACTCAAATTTAATAGGTTGATAGTGGTGATTCTTTTTTATTAGTTACAAAatttcaactctctctctcttaattttattaaataatttttttaggtcAGAATATTTTTAACTTTCTCTATAAtaagtattttttaaattatctaataCATATAATGTCACATCTTTTCATTTTATCTTGAAAGTTTCATATTTttttgagtaaagtatcatttttatctccaacgtttggggtaagttccaaagttgtccctaacttcaaaattgactcaatattaTCGTGCCGTTAGAGattcgttaacagaattgacggcgggacaaaattaaaatgattttgaaatattagggacttaaataggacgaaaacgttggggacaaaaagcgatatataaaaataaattttagttttatccttcaataatattaattttttactgtatatagtattcaattaatttttaatcatatctaagtaaattacacttaatcacattgctttcattctaaataaatttacttttttataattttatatttaaagttataagttaatatgaaaatataaaaaaattatttaaaatgaaagtagtgtgaaaaattaattaatgaattttaaagttaaattatattttttctacttattttattttattttgattatctaAATTAGCATGTATATTATCTActtattttctattatttatgCAATATTCTTATAGAGATGAAATGTGAGTATGTaatcaaaaattatttttcaaaattaaacttatCTATTCATAAGTACGTTATGTTACCgagaaaaaatatattattatcctCAAGCTTGTGTGAAATATAAACATAATAATAAAGTTGTAATTTGAATATGTAAAGaacctaaaataaaaataattttatacatgaATAAAGAAGTAATATAAtttgttattttaaatttaaaaaaaataacaaagtaAGTATTGATTGAAAAATCTCAAAATAATTATAGTAAAATAATCAAATGTTACCATGtcttaaataaacataaaaatattgtAGTTTggttgtatttaaaaaaaatataaaaatagttttaaaaaaaTGCTAGTAGTAGCAAACTCTAAGTTGAAATATTAGATTTAGTTActtatttaaaaagtttaaattaCACCTTTACAGTTTTTAACTGTTATTTAtgcaagaaaaaaatatattagaaaaaaaaagctTTGATTATTATTACAACTTGATCCTTGATATATTGGATTTTTTACTACAATTCCTTTTCTCCTTCTTGctacatttttattttcaaatattagTGTCATAATCTTATCACAAAAATTAACTGCATATacgatttttaaaaatataatgacagtaaaattaatatatttatttagaaaaattacaaaataaatgaTTAATGGTATATATCAATTAAATGATATTATAAATCataaatttaatttatcatttcataattttattttctaaaaattacaTGTATGCATATAATGAATTCTCTATTTATGTTGTTTAAAAGTCGAGACTAAAAATTAGAATACAATATTAAAGAGTATGTAGTGAGTACTAAACTATATAAACTAAGACTAATTTTTTTCCCTTGTCTTTATCTCTTCTAAATCTCACA includes:
- the LOC107608984 gene encoding ribosomal L1 domain-containing protein 1; translation: MASAASPRIPTETVKNAVEALLKWRDSNSESHKPKLFDADEEFVYLVVTLKTIPHKSRVNPYKVPLPHSLLSPFNETCLIIDDRSKSKLTKQEAQKKIKANNVAVSKVLKLSKLASDYRPFEAKRKLCDSYDLFFADKRVVPLMPRLLGKKFFKKKKVPVQVDLTKKNWKEQVDKACSSALLFLGTGTCCVVKVAKVSMESEQIVENMMAAIEGVVEVVPKKWANVRSLHVKLYESLALPVFQAVPEVKLRIEGSKVEEAEKEKQTMEEEEEGEDHSGAKAVKKKKKGRIHEVRYMDSEVGEDNVEDVAGSEDDGGGVVMEEDLKDAGKGSGELANKKRKKGALSELSSVKELKKSVKRSGKKDKSAKVMKENSIKKNQNSELSVEDGDSGKKGKNIKKKLSLLKSEEADLKKKVRAKKSKKAA